GGAGCGGGCGCGGCGCCGCGCGGGCGCCGGTCGGTATCATCAGGCTGGCGAGCAGCAGGAGGGAGAACGAGGCCGCGGGGATAGTGAGCACGTCCCCCGTTGCCTCGCTGACGCGGCCGCACCTCGCGGTCAAGCCCGGGAACTGCGGCGGCCGCTTGAATGTCGCCGTTCGTTGCTCGCTGCCCCTCGCGCTCCCTCCTCGTCTCTCCCCGCATGACGGTAGCGGTCTCGGGCGGGCGCGCCAGCGGGCTGGCATGCTCCGGGACGGAGCCCCTGACGGAGGTCCTCCCATCGACGGTCCGGGTCGATCGCGCCTCGAGCAGCTCGACCGAGCCGGAGGCGCCTCCCCGTGCTCTCCCGTCGCACGTACGCCGCGGTCATGCGGGTCTCCTTCGGTGCACTCGTGAGCGAGGTGGCACTCACGCGCCCCCTGAACTACGGCAAGCCCGGCGGGCAGGCGCCTAATTCCACTCTTTCGGTAGCACCTCGTAGTCGGCCGGGAGCGACGCGAAGTCGGGGTCCCGGCGCTGGACGAAGCTCTGCACGCCTTCCTTGAAGTCGGGGAAACCGAAGGACCGCACCATGAGCTCGTTCGCTTCCTTCACGGCCGGCACCAGCTCCATGTTCCAGTGGCGGTAGATCTCGGTCTTGATGGTCGCCATCGACCTGGGCGAACAGTGCCTGATGAGGTCCTTGGCGTACTCACGCGTGCGATCGACGAGCTCCTCCGGAGCGAAGACCTGGTTGACGACGCCGAGCTCCTTGGCCTCCTCGGCGAGGAACACGCGGCCCGAGTAGAGCAGGTCGAGCGCGCGAGCGTGCCCGATGAGCCGAGGGAGCACCCACGAGCTGCCGTGCTCCGCGACGAGCCCGCGCCGGACGAACGC
The sequence above is drawn from the Deltaproteobacteria bacterium genome and encodes:
- a CDS encoding enoyl-CoA hydratase (Catalyzes the reversible hydration of unsaturated fatty acyl-CoA to beta-hydroxyacyl-CoA): MNDVKTDVVLYEVRDRIGTLTLNRPDRLNAWTGGLARRYYSLLEDAAADPDVRVIVVTAAGRGWCAGADMDSLQGGGDSDDPGAVGLDRPIWFPTTIPKPIIAAINGACAGIGLCAALMCDLRFAAAGAKFTTAFVRRGLVAEHGSSWVLPRLIGHARALDLLYSGRVFLAEEAKELGVVNQVFAPEELVDRTREYAKDLIRHCSPRSMATIKTEIYRHWNMELVPAVKEANELMVRSFGFPDFKEGVQSFVQRRDPDFASLPADYEVLPKEWN